One region of Trichosurus vulpecula isolate mTriVul1 chromosome 1, mTriVul1.pri, whole genome shotgun sequence genomic DNA includes:
- the LOC118847585 gene encoding serpin B6-like produces the protein MMAALSEATNTFTLNVFKKISEEDTSQNVFYSPLSLYCALAMVLDGAKGNTAAQIQQVLSLNKGTDVHQSFQSFLAEANKSGSQCLLRIANRLFGEKTRDFIPSFKESCQRFYHSDMEELDFANAPEEARKHINKWVEEKTEGKITELLANDSINSMTSLVLVNAIYFKGKWEKQFDEGKTTEKMFKISKEKQIPVQMMFQKSTFSMTYIGEVFTKILVLPYVGGQMDMVILLPDERTDLKTLGKGLTSEKLADWLNPEMMDETEVEVFLPRFKLEENLDMEFILRKLGMSDAFDGSMADFSGMSAGNDLYLSKVIHKAFVEVNEEGTEASSATAAVMMKRCARFTPQFLVDRPFLFLIRDNSSKNILFLGKVISP, from the exons ATGATGGCTGCTCTCTCTGAAGCAACCAACACCTTTACCTTGAATGTTTTCAAAAAAATCAGTGAAGAAGATACCTCACAGAATGTGTTTTATTCTCCCCTGAGTCTCTACTGTGCCCTGGCTATGGTCTTAGATGGGGCCAAAGGAAATACTGCTGCACAGATACAACAG gTTCTTTCTTTAAACAAAGGTACAGATGTGCACCAAAGTTTCCAGTCTTTTCTTGCAGAAGCTAATAAATCTGGTAGTCAATGCCTGCTGAGAATTGCCAACCGACTCTTTGGAGAAAAGACTCGTGATTTTATCCCA TCTTTTAAGGAATCCTGTCAGAGATTCTACCATTCAGATATGGAAGAACTTGACTTTGCAAATGCTCCTGAGGAAGCAAGAAAACATATAAATAAGTGGgtagaagaaaagacagaag GTAAGATTACAGAACTTCTAGCTAATGATTCCATTAATTCAATGACCTCTCTGGTACTCGTGAATGCCATCTATTTcaaaggaaaatgggagaaaCAATTTGATGAAGGCAAGACAACAGAAAAGATGTTCAAAATCAGCAAA GAGAAGCAGATACCAGTACAAATGATGTTTCAGAAATCTACATTTAGTATGACCTACATAGGAGAAGTGTTTACCAAGATCCTAGTTCTTCCTTATGTTGGAGGACAAATGGACATGGTCATTTTGCTTCCAGACGAGAGAACAGATCTAAAAACG ttgGGAAAAGGACTTACTTCTGAGAAATTAGCAGATTGGTTAAATCCAGAGATGATGGATGAAACTGAGGTGGAAGTTTTCCTTCCCAGATTTAAATTGGAGGAAAATTTAGACATGGAATTCATTCTTCGAAAATTGGGAATGTCAGATGCCTTTGATGGATCCATGGCTGATTTTTCTGGGATGTCAGCCGGGAATGACCTCTATCTATCCAAGGTTATACACAAAGCTTTTGTGGAAGTTAATGAAGAAGGCACAGAAGCATCCTCTGCCACTGCAGCTGTCATGATGAAGCGATGTGCAAGATTTACTCCACAGTTCTTGGTTGATcgtcctttcctttttctcatccgAGATAACAGCtcaaaaaacattttgtttttgggCAAAGTGATCTCTCCATAA